One window of Medicago truncatula cultivar Jemalong A17 chromosome 2, MtrunA17r5.0-ANR, whole genome shotgun sequence genomic DNA carries:
- the LOC25487499 gene encoding AT-hook motif nuclear-localized protein 5 → MEEDDKNKAETSSKKRKGHPPGSGGGTFTPHIMNLNAGQDLVDAIYNLSEALPRRSVIINSATGSVSEVGLFDPNGPPNKRQVKFQIITLAVICLVDDDGRHCRAKARCGVILTDNKGITFGSTVVNSLKAAGPVKIIASSFATDVAKESTARILAAAAARNSNSDSQKVLEELEGHSSRLSPTTSTANNQDMKSPSVEDI, encoded by the exons ATGGAGGAGGATGATAAGAACAAGGCAGAAACTTCTtccaagaaaagaaaagggcACCCTCCTGGTTCCGGTGGGGGAACATTCACCCCTCATATAATGAATTTGAATGCTGGTCAG GATTTGGTGGACGCTATATACAATCTATCTGAAGCATTACCTCGTCGATCTGTTATCATAAATTCGGCAACAGGTTCTGTATCAGAGGTTGGCCTTTTTGATCCAAATGGTCCTCCTAACAAGCGCCAG GTAAAATTTCAGATAATTACTTTAGCTGTAATCTGTCTCGTTGATGATGATGGTCGTCATTGTCGTGCAAAGGCAAGATGTGGAGTTATATTGACCGATAATAAGGGAATTACTTTCGGAAGTACTGTTGTGAATTCCCTCAAAGCAGCCGGACCTGTTAAG ATTATTGCGTCCAGTTTTGCAACAGATGTTGCTAAGGAATCAACTGCAAGAATTTTGGCTGCTGCTGCGGCTCGAAATAGTAATTCTGATTCACAGAAGGTTCTTGAAGAGTTAGAAGGACACTCGAGTCGCCTTTCACCAACAACTAGTACGGCAAATAATCAGGACATGAAGTCTCCTTCTGTAGAAGACATTTGA
- the LOC25487504 gene encoding splicing factor U2af small subunit B translates to MAEHLASIFGTEKDRVNCPFYFKIGACRHGDRCSRLHTKPSISPTILLSNMYQRPDMITPGVDVHGQPIDPRKIQDHFEEFYEDLFDELSKYGDIESLNVCDNLADHMVGNVYVQFREEEHAGNAVKNLTGRFYAGRPIIVDFSPVTDFREATCRQYEENTCNRGGYCNFMHLKRISRELRRQLFGKRHERHSRSRSRSPYRHRSYEERPHRSRSSKYDDRDRDRDYHHDSDSRRRRTSSPGRRRGRSPSRSRSPVGRRNRSPVRDGSEERRARIEQWNREREEKEPASKVNTEETSNGHNGHSQNACAYHENQQQRESPWEGY, encoded by the exons ATGGCGGAGCATTTAGCTTCAATTTTCGGCACAGAGAAAGACCGCGTTAACTGTCCATTCTACTTCAAGATCGGAGCATGTCGTCACGGCGATCGATGTTCTCGTCTCCACACTAAGCCAAGCATAAGCCCTACTATCCTCCTCTCCAACATGTACCAGCGTCCTGATATGATTACTCCTGGTGTCGATGTTCATGGACAACCGATTGATCCAAGGAAAATTCAGGATCATTTTGAAGAGTTTTATGAGGATTTGTTTGATGAATTGTCTAAGTATGGTGATATTGAAAGTCTTAATGTTTGTGATAATCTCGCTGATCATATG gtTGGTAATGTGTATGTTCAGTTTAGAGAGGAAGAGCATGCTGGAAATGCTGTTAAGAATCTAACTGGAAGATTTTATGCTG GTCGTCCAATCATTGTTGATTTCTCACCGGTGACGGACTTTCGTGAGGCTACCTGCAGGCAATATGAGGAGAATACTTGCAACCGTGGTGGTTATTGCAACTTCATGCACTTGAAAAGAATTAGCAG GGAATTGAGGCGTCAATTGTTTGGAAAGCGCCACGAAAGGCACAGTAGGAGCAGGAGCAGGAGTCCTTACAGGCATCGAAGCTATGAGGAGCGGCCTCATCGCAGTCGTAGCAGCAAGTATGATGACAGAGACAGAGACAGGGACTATCATCACGACAGTGATAGCAGGAGACGCAGGACTTCAAGTCCTGGACGGAGGAGGGGAAGAAGTCCTAGTCGCAGTCGAAGTCCTGTTGGAAGGAGGAATCGTAGTCCAGTCAGGGATGGTAGCGAGGAGAGACGTGCGAGAATTGAGCAGTGGAACAGGGAGAGGGAAGAGAAGGAACCTGCAAGTAAGGTTAATACAGAGGAAACCAGCAATGGCCATAACGGGCACTCACAAAATGCTTGCGCATATCATGAGAATCAGCAGCAACGGGAATCTCCTTGGGAGGGATATTGA